The following coding sequences are from one Streptococcus mitis window:
- a CDS encoding DUF4649 family protein — translation MIEITYLDASKNERTVTFDSYEDFDRSQQACLIGVADYYPVQKLTYNGHDLDYHGTYGDVFFYLMKQDLSQYN, via the coding sequence ATGATTGAAATTACCTATCTAGATGCCAGCAAGAACGAAAGAACTGTAACCTTCGATTCTTATGAAGACTTTGATCGTTCACAACAAGCTTGCCTTATCGGCGTCGCAGACTACTACCCTGTCCAAAAATTAACTTACAACGGTCATGATTTGGACTACCATGGGACTTATGGAGATGTCTTCTTCTATCTCATGAAACAAGATTTAAGCCAATATAACTAA
- the trxA gene encoding thioredoxin yields MAKAITDATFEQETKDGLVLVDFWATWCGPCRMQGPILDKLSEELSEDVLKIVKMDVDENPNTARAFGIMSIPTLLFKKDGQVVKQVAGVHTAEQIKAIVAELS; encoded by the coding sequence ATGGCAAAAGCAATTACAGATGCAACATTCGAACAAGAAACAAAAGACGGTTTGGTCTTGGTAGACTTCTGGGCGACTTGGTGTGGTCCATGTCGTATGCAAGGTCCAATCTTGGATAAATTGTCTGAAGAACTTTCAGAAGATGTTTTGAAAATCGTTAAAATGGACGTTGATGAAAATCCAAACACAGCTCGTGCTTTTGGAATCATGTCTATCCCAACTCTTCTCTTCAAAAAAGACGGCCAAGTGGTGAAACAAGTTGCTGGTGTTCACACAGCAGAACAAATCAAGGCCATCGTTGCTGAATTGAGCTAA
- the queC gene encoding 7-cyano-7-deazaguanine synthase QueC: MKRQSALVVFSGGQDSTTCLFWAKEHYETVEAVTFAYGQRHYLEIQVAREIAKEQGIRHHILDMSLLGQITENALTSDLEIEQKEGEIPNTFVDGRNHLFLSFAAVLAKQRGIKDIVTGVCETDFSGYPDCRDVFVKSLNVTLNLAMDYDFVIQTPLMWLDKAETWELADQLGAFDYVREKTLTCYNGIIGSGCGDCPACHLRQHGLDVYLSQKGEA, from the coding sequence ATGAAACGTCAATCAGCCTTGGTCGTCTTTAGCGGCGGTCAAGATTCTACAACCTGCCTCTTTTGGGCTAAAGAACACTATGAAACGGTCGAAGCCGTTACCTTTGCCTACGGTCAACGCCATTATCTCGAAATTCAAGTTGCTAGAGAAATCGCTAAGGAACAGGGGATTCGTCATCACATCCTAGATATGTCTCTGCTGGGGCAAATCACTGAAAATGCCTTGACTTCTGATCTAGAGATTGAGCAAAAAGAGGGGGAGATTCCCAATACCTTCGTTGACGGTCGCAACCACCTCTTTCTGTCCTTTGCGGCAGTTCTTGCCAAGCAACGAGGTATTAAAGATATCGTGACAGGTGTCTGCGAGACAGACTTCTCAGGCTACCCCGATTGTCGAGATGTCTTTGTCAAATCTCTTAATGTTACCCTCAACCTTGCTATGGATTACGACTTTGTTATCCAAACACCTCTCATGTGGCTAGACAAGGCTGAAACTTGGGAATTAGCCGACCAACTCGGTGCCTTTGACTATGTTCGTGAAAAGACCTTAACCTGCTACAACGGGATTATCGGAAGTGGCTGTGGAGATTGCCCAGCCTGCCACCTACGTCAACATGGTTTAGATGTTTATCTCTCACAGAAAGGAGAGGCCTAA
- the queD gene encoding 6-carboxytetrahydropterin synthase QueD, with product MFFAPKEIKQETGESLVYNPHRTLVSKEFTFDAAHHLFHYEGKCKSLHGHTYHLQIAVSGFLDERGMTYDFGDIKAIYKNYLEPHLDHRYLNETLPYMNTTAENMVYWIFQTMNQELPDERGLRLEYVRLYETPTAFAEFRREWLDD from the coding sequence ATGTTTTTTGCACCCAAAGAAATCAAACAGGAAACTGGAGAGTCTCTGGTCTACAATCCTCACAGAACCTTGGTATCAAAAGAATTTACCTTTGATGCTGCCCACCACCTCTTTCACTATGAGGGAAAATGCAAATCCCTTCATGGTCACACCTATCATCTGCAGATTGCTGTCAGTGGATTTTTAGATGAACGTGGAATGACCTACGATTTCGGAGACATCAAAGCGATCTACAAGAACTACTTAGAACCCCACTTGGATCATCGCTATCTCAATGAAACTTTGCCTTATATGAACACGACTGCTGAAAATATGGTTTACTGGATTTTCCAAACCATGAACCAAGAGTTGCCAGACGAACGTGGTCTCCGTTTGGAATACGTTCGCCTCTATGAGACTCCGACTGCCTTTGCGGAGTTTAGACGGGAGTGGTTAGATGACTAG
- the queE gene encoding 7-carboxy-7-deazaguanine synthase QueE, translated as MTRERILKLPVLEIFGPTFQGEGRAIGQKTMFVRTAGCDYHCDWCDSAFTWDGSEKPTRMTADEVIAELDKLGNYDYVTLSGGNPAILAANMAELVTKLKERGVTLAVETQGSRWQNWLKDIDQVTLSPKPPSSKMEVNFETLDFIVSQLDPDKVTFKIPVFDDADLAFAKGIQERYQPDVLFLSAGNPEPKATGNIIQDQLDRLKELWERIAADDSWGNVRVLPQLHTLLYDNQRGV; from the coding sequence ATGACTAGGGAACGAATCCTCAAACTACCAGTTCTGGAAATTTTTGGCCCAACCTTTCAAGGCGAAGGCCGTGCAATCGGGCAGAAAACCATGTTTGTCCGCACTGCAGGTTGCGACTACCACTGCGACTGGTGCGATTCTGCCTTTACTTGGGATGGCTCTGAAAAGCCAACTCGTATGACTGCTGACGAAGTCATTGCTGAGTTGGATAAATTAGGGAACTACGACTATGTAACCCTATCTGGAGGAAATCCTGCTATCCTAGCAGCCAACATGGCTGAATTGGTCACCAAGCTCAAGGAACGTGGTGTCACTCTAGCTGTTGAGACCCAAGGCTCCCGCTGGCAAAATTGGTTGAAAGACATCGACCAGGTCACTCTGAGCCCAAAACCTCCTTCATCCAAGATGGAAGTCAACTTTGAGACCTTGGACTTTATCGTTTCCCAACTGGATCCAGACAAGGTCACCTTTAAAATACCTGTCTTTGATGATGCAGATTTAGCCTTTGCTAAAGGAATACAAGAACGCTACCAACCAGATGTCCTTTTCTTATCTGCTGGAAATCCTGAACCCAAGGCTACAGGAAATATTATCCAAGATCAACTGGACCGTCTCAAAGAACTCTGGGAACGCATCGCTGCCGACGATAGCTGGGGCAATGTCCGAGTCCTTCCTCAACTCCATACCCTCCTCTACGATAACCAACGTGGAGTTTAA
- the queF gene encoding preQ(1) synthase, translated as MSQQEEMKNLSLLGNKETNYIFEYQPEVLESFDNRHVENDYFIKFNCPEFTSLCPITAQPDFATIYISYIPDKLCVESKSLKLYLFSYRNHGDFHENCINTIGKDLVNLLDPRYLEVWGKFTPRGGISIDPYYNYGKPGTKYEGLAEQRLFQHDLYPEKIDNR; from the coding sequence ATGTCACAACAAGAAGAAATGAAAAACCTCAGCCTCCTCGGCAACAAAGAAACTAACTACATTTTCGAGTATCAACCAGAAGTCCTCGAATCCTTTGACAATCGTCATGTGGAAAATGACTATTTTATCAAATTTAACTGTCCTGAATTTACCTCACTTTGCCCAATCACTGCTCAGCCAGACTTTGCAACTATCTATATTTCCTACATCCCTGACAAGCTCTGTGTCGAATCAAAATCCCTCAAACTCTACCTTTTTAGCTACCGAAATCACGGAGATTTCCACGAAAACTGTATCAACACCATTGGGAAAGACTTGGTCAACTTGCTAGATCCTCGCTATTTAGAAGTCTGGGGAAAATTCACTCCGCGCGGTGGCATCTCAATTGATCCCTACTACAACTACGGTAAGCCAGGAACTAAGTATGAAGGCTTGGCAGAACAACGCCTCTTCCAACACGATCTCTATCCAGAAAAAATTGACAACCGTTAA
- a CDS encoding MIP/aquaporin family protein: protein MKKFVAELIGTFMLVFIGTGAVVFGNGVEGLGHLGIAFAFGLAIVVAAFSIGTVSGAHLNPAVSIAMFVNKRLSSSELVNYILGQVVGAFIASGAVFFLLANSGMSTASLGENALANGVTVFGGFLFEVIATFLFVVVIMTVTSESKGNGAIAGLVIGLSLMAMILVGLNITGLSVNPARSLAPAVLVGGAALQQVWIFILAPIVGGVLAALVAKNFLGTEE, encoded by the coding sequence ATGAAAAAATTTGTCGCTGAGTTAATCGGTACGTTCATGCTTGTGTTCATCGGAACAGGAGCTGTTGTTTTTGGGAATGGTGTTGAGGGACTTGGACACCTTGGAATTGCTTTTGCCTTTGGTTTGGCAATCGTAGTCGCAGCTTTCTCAATCGGAACTGTTTCAGGTGCTCACTTGAACCCAGCTGTTTCTATCGCTATGTTTGTTAACAAACGTTTGTCATCTTCAGAGCTTGTAAACTACATCCTTGGACAAGTGGTTGGAGCCTTCATCGCTTCTGGCGCTGTCTTCTTCCTCTTGGCGAATTCAGGTATGTCAACTGCTAGTCTTGGTGAAAATGCCTTGGCAAATGGTGTCACTGTCTTTGGTGGTTTCTTGTTTGAAGTCATCGCAACCTTCTTGTTTGTTGTGGTTATCATGACAGTGACTTCAGAAAGCAAGGGCAATGGTGCGATTGCTGGTTTGGTGATTGGTTTGTCCTTGATGGCGATGATTCTTGTGGGATTGAACATTACTGGACTTTCAGTAAATCCAGCCCGTAGCTTGGCACCAGCTGTTTTGGTAGGTGGCGCAGCCCTTCAACAAGTATGGATTTTCATCCTTGCGCCAATCGTTGGTGGGGTTCTTGCAGCCCTCGTTGCTAAAAACTTCCTTGGAACAGAAGAATAA
- a CDS encoding (S)-acetoin forming diacetyl reductase, which yields MSKVAIVTGAGQGIGFAIAKRLVQDGFKVGVLDYNPETAEKAVAELSAENAFAVVADVSKQAEVAQAFQKVVDHFGDLNVVVNNAGVAPTTPLDTITEEQFTRTFGINVGGVIWGSQAAQAQFKALGHGGKIINATSQAGVVGNPNLTVYGGTKFAVRGITQTLARDLADSGITVNAYAPGIVKTPMMYDIAHEVGKNAGKDDEWGMQTFAKDITLKRLSEPEDVAAAVSFLAGPDSNYITGQTIIVDGGMQFH from the coding sequence ATGTCTAAAGTTGCTATTGTCACAGGTGCAGGTCAAGGAATCGGTTTTGCAATCGCAAAACGATTGGTTCAAGATGGCTTTAAGGTAGGTGTCTTAGACTACAATCCCGAAACAGCTGAAAAAGCTGTTGCTGAATTATCAGCTGAAAATGCCTTTGCTGTCGTGGCCGATGTTTCGAAACAGGCCGAAGTTGCACAAGCATTTCAAAAAGTTGTTGACCATTTTGGTGATTTGAATGTTGTCGTAAATAACGCTGGTGTTGCTCCCACTACTCCTCTTGATACAATTACTGAGGAACAATTTACACGCACTTTCGGTATCAACGTTGGTGGTGTCATTTGGGGTTCACAAGCTGCACAAGCGCAATTTAAAGCACTTGGCCACGGAGGTAAAATTATCAACGCAACCTCTCAAGCCGGTGTAGTGGGCAATCCAAACTTGACTGTTTATGGTGGTACAAAATTCGCTGTTCGTGGTATTACTCAAACATTGGCGCGTGATTTAGCAGACTCAGGCATCACTGTTAACGCCTACGCACCAGGTATCGTGAAAACACCAATGATGTACGACATCGCTCATGAAGTTGGTAAAAATGCAGGAAAAGATGACGAGTGGGGTATGCAGACATTTGCAAAAGATATTACCCTAAAACGTCTATCTGAACCAGAAGATGTGGCTGCTGCTGTCAGCTTCCTTGCAGGACCAGATTCAAACTACATTACAGGACAAACCATTATCGTTGATGGTGGTATGCAATTCCATTAA
- a CDS encoding DUF2785 domain-containing protein has product MYQELLRKIAVEKPSYHQEEIQWLLDHLGDPSPEIRDDLVFTSFARGIQEELFTQEQFYFIAEVVSADGGLDKEIDKVGLPTLERSFRALVYANLLFADANQQSVFYQGLKAEIRNVLLNHGLYYLSKEKDTTGFSSQYGWVHAFAHGADLLTEVVCHPDFPKNRVHEVFDILGQLFKRVSIRFTDDEDWRLARVIYEPILQGKLEQEQVASWIKAVDFPIEEREDFYKFSNFRSCLLEVYVQLDQRNSLQDDLKEAIQSFQY; this is encoded by the coding sequence ATGTATCAAGAGTTACTAAGAAAAATAGCAGTTGAAAAACCAAGTTATCATCAGGAGGAAATCCAGTGGTTGCTTGACCATTTGGGAGATCCTTCTCCAGAAATTCGCGATGACCTTGTTTTTACAAGCTTTGCTAGAGGGATTCAGGAAGAGCTATTTACACAGGAACAATTTTATTTCATTGCTGAGGTGGTCTCAGCTGATGGAGGACTAGATAAAGAGATTGATAAGGTAGGTCTGCCAACACTTGAACGTTCTTTTAGGGCACTTGTTTATGCAAACCTCTTGTTTGCGGATGCCAACCAGCAATCGGTTTTTTATCAGGGATTAAAAGCAGAAATTCGCAATGTCCTTTTAAATCATGGTTTGTATTATCTTTCAAAAGAAAAGGATACGACTGGTTTTTCAAGTCAGTATGGTTGGGTTCATGCTTTTGCACATGGAGCCGATTTACTGACAGAGGTGGTTTGTCATCCAGACTTTCCTAAAAACAGAGTTCATGAAGTATTTGATATACTTGGCCAACTATTTAAAAGAGTTTCGATTCGCTTTACAGATGATGAGGATTGGCGTTTAGCAAGAGTGATCTATGAACCTATTTTACAAGGGAAGTTGGAGCAAGAGCAAGTAGCTTCTTGGATAAAAGCTGTTGACTTTCCGATAGAAGAAAGGGAAGATTTTTATAAATTTTCCAACTTCAGATCCTGTCTGTTGGAAGTCTATGTCCAACTTGACCAGAGAAATAGTTTACAAGATGACTTGAAAGAAGCTATCCAGTCTTTTCAATACTAG
- a CDS encoding winged helix-turn-helix transcriptional regulator yields MTNKVSEYGICPFATTQRVLTGKWALVIIYQLSTGTKRFKELQRLLPGITQTILTRHLRQLEKDKIVQRKVYAEVPPRVEYSLTEMGQEFRVVLDAVEKWGLDYIKLLEM; encoded by the coding sequence ATGACAAATAAAGTGAGTGAGTATGGTATTTGTCCATTTGCGACAACGCAGAGGGTTTTAACGGGGAAATGGGCACTGGTAATCATTTATCAGTTGAGTACGGGTACCAAACGATTTAAAGAATTGCAAAGATTATTGCCTGGGATTACTCAAACTATTTTGACCCGTCATCTCCGTCAATTAGAAAAGGATAAGATTGTTCAACGAAAGGTCTATGCCGAAGTTCCACCACGAGTTGAGTACAGCTTAACTGAAATGGGGCAGGAATTTAGAGTTGTTTTAGATGCTGTCGAGAAATGGGGTCTAGATTATATCAAGTTGCTAGAAATGTAG
- a CDS encoding nuclear transport factor 2 family protein — MSTNLEIFNAYNQALIAGDFPGVFKTMADDIIWHQPGTHSISGTVVGKDKLGPHLATFAEKTNGTFKVITNWVSDNKDLIAANVTFLGTRADGTELNMNGIDLFRIEDGKIKEVWLFSSDQAEEDSFWG; from the coding sequence ATGTCAACAAACTTAGAAATTTTCAACGCTTATAACCAAGCTTTAATTGCTGGTGACTTTCCTGGTGTCTTTAAAACGATGGCAGACGATATTATCTGGCATCAACCTGGTACTCATAGTATATCTGGTACAGTTGTTGGTAAGGACAAGCTAGGGCCTCACCTGGCTACATTTGCTGAGAAAACTAATGGAACCTTTAAGGTGATAACAAATTGGGTTTCTGACAATAAGGATTTAATCGCAGCCAATGTTACTTTTCTTGGAACACGGGCTGATGGTACTGAACTCAATATGAACGGGATTGACCTCTTCCGTATTGAAGACGGAAAAATCAAAGAAGTTTGGCTCTTCTCTTCAGATCAAGCTGAAGAAGATAGCTTTTGGGGATAA